A region of the Halalkalibaculum roseum genome:
AAGGTTCCCTATCGAACTTCTCCAGGGCGCCTTCTTTCATTTGAGGCTTTTTTGCGGTAATTGCCAGAAGAGGATCTCCCACCTCCTCAACAAGTCCCTGGCAGATCGGATAGTCAGGAACGCGAATACCTACCGTCTTCTTTTTGGGATGTACCAGCAATTTGGGTACCTCTTTGGTAGCTGGAAGTATAAAAGTATAAGGGCCGGGTATCAATCGTTTGATCAGTTTAAAATTCCTGTCAGAAATGTGTGCAAATTTGGCGATCCCGGAAAGCGAGTCACACAAAATACTCAAATGATCATCATCGCCCAGGTTCCTGATTCTCCTGATTCGCTCAATTCCTTTTTTATTGGTATAGGCACATCCCAGGGCATACTGACTATCGGTTGGAAATAACAGTACTGCACCGTCAGCAACCATATCTGCAATTTCAAAAATACGTTTCACATGCGGCGTTTCAGGATGTAATTTAATTCGTTCTGCCATATTTCAAATCCTTCGATTATGATTTTGGTGATAAATAAGAAGTAAACTATAGGTAGGTTAATACCTTGAAAAGGAATGATTCAATTCAAATAGTTGTGCTATTAGTATACAAGATGGGCGAGATTGTTTCATGATATTCAACGTTAAGATCTTCATAAATCCTTGAAAACATTAATAACATATTGTGTGAGGATAATCAACTCATATTTAAATAATCATTAATAAAAATTATTACTCATTATGGAAACAGAAGTTCAAGCACACTGGCTGGGTCACTCCGCTTTTAAGCTGGTGAGTCCGAAAGGCAACCATATTCTGGTTGATCCCTTTCTGAAAAACAACGGTGTA
Encoded here:
- a CDS encoding L-threonylcarbamoyladenylate synthase, which codes for MAERIKLHPETPHVKRIFEIADMVADGAVLLFPTDSQYALGCAYTNKKGIERIRRIRNLGDDDHLSILCDSLSGIAKFAHISDRNFKLIKRLIPGPYTFILPATKEVPKLLVHPKKKTVGIRVPDYPICQGLVEEVGDPLLAITAKKPQMKEGALEKFDREPFLREFDKLVDVIIDNQQDLPSQETTIIDMTEEEAMIIRRGLGIEEAEEVFRMQGENLAEAKLS